A window of the Pseudomonas sp. B21_DOA genome harbors these coding sequences:
- a CDS encoding glutathione S-transferase, producing MNTLYSFRRCPYAMRARMALRYAGVPVEIVEVSLKNKPAEMLALSPKGTVPVLNADGVVIDESLQIMRWALAQNDPDDWLLAGDSFAALWMEKLIEGNDQIFKSALNRYKYAERYPEQPMEAYRAEGALFLQKLDELLEGRDYLLADNPSLADIALLPFVRQFAHVDREWFAQTPYVRLQAWLQRLLESELFTSIMKK from the coding sequence ATGAACACGCTGTATTCCTTCCGCCGCTGCCCTTACGCGATGCGTGCGCGAATGGCCCTGCGCTATGCGGGCGTGCCGGTGGAGATCGTTGAGGTCAGCCTCAAGAACAAGCCGGCGGAAATGCTCGCGCTCTCGCCCAAAGGCACCGTGCCGGTGCTGAATGCCGATGGCGTGGTGATTGATGAGAGTCTGCAGATCATGCGCTGGGCGTTGGCGCAGAATGATCCGGATGATTGGTTGCTGGCCGGGGATTCGTTCGCAGCGCTGTGGATGGAAAAACTGATAGAGGGTAATGATCAGATTTTCAAATCGGCATTGAATCGCTACAAGTACGCCGAGCGTTACCCTGAGCAGCCGATGGAAGCTTATCGGGCTGAAGGTGCGTTGTTTCTGCAGAAACTGGATGAGCTGCTCGAAGGCCGCGATTATTTGCTCGCCGATAACCCAAGCCTCGCCGACATCGCCCTGCTGCCCTTCGTCCGACAGTTCGCTCATGTTGATCGCGAGTGGTTTGCGCAGACGCCTTATGTGCGCTTACAAGCCTGGTTACAGCGCTTGCTCGAATCCGAGCTGTTCACTTCAATCATGAAGAAGTAA
- a CDS encoding lactonase family protein: MKMRNFWPLLMAGSVGAMGLSSASADTLQLLVGSYTAGSSQGIYRMQFDSATGQIDAKPLQVVKTENPSWLTLSKDQKRLFVVNENGPGQTDPVGRVSSFAIDPKTHALSLINQVQSLGNEPTHSSLSADAKHLFVSNYSVMEDPGGTLAVLPVDADGQLKPVVQMSGHPASRVNPERQASNHVHSTVSSPDGRYVFSNDLGADKVFIYQYDPKANPHLPLTPAKTASVALPAGSGPRHLLFSADGKHAWLTMEMSAQVAVFDYNEGVLTQTQLVDLAAGQPTSDKAGAALHASADGKFLYVSNRGTANQLVVFGVDPATGQLKELQKRSVEGDHPREFALDPSGKFVLIANQKSNQIVVVERDAKTGLLGKTVQKLPIDAPSDLKFLVRQ; encoded by the coding sequence ATGAAGATGCGTAACTTCTGGCCCTTGCTGATGGCCGGCAGCGTCGGCGCGATGGGGCTTTCCAGCGCCTCTGCCGACACCTTGCAGTTGCTGGTCGGCTCGTACACCGCCGGTTCCAGCCAAGGCATCTACCGCATGCAGTTCGACAGCGCCACCGGCCAGATCGACGCCAAGCCGCTGCAAGTGGTCAAGACCGAAAACCCTTCGTGGCTGACCCTCTCGAAAGACCAGAAGCGCTTGTTCGTGGTCAACGAAAACGGCCCGGGCCAGACTGACCCGGTCGGTCGTGTCAGCAGCTTCGCCATCGACCCGAAGACCCACGCGCTAAGCCTGATCAATCAGGTGCAGAGCCTGGGCAACGAGCCGACCCACTCCAGCCTCAGCGCTGACGCCAAACACCTGTTCGTCAGCAACTACTCGGTGATGGAAGATCCGGGCGGCACCCTGGCGGTATTGCCGGTCGATGCCGACGGCCAGCTGAAACCGGTGGTGCAGATGAGCGGGCACCCGGCGAGTCGGGTCAACCCTGAGCGCCAAGCCTCGAATCACGTGCACTCGACGGTGTCGTCACCGGACGGTCGTTACGTGTTCTCCAATGATTTGGGCGCGGACAAGGTGTTCATCTATCAATACGACCCGAAGGCCAACCCGCACTTGCCGCTGACCCCGGCGAAAACCGCCTCGGTAGCCTTGCCGGCCGGCAGTGGCCCGCGTCATCTGCTGTTCAGCGCTGATGGCAAGCACGCTTGGCTGACCATGGAGATGAGCGCGCAGGTTGCCGTGTTCGACTACAACGAGGGCGTACTGACCCAGACGCAACTGGTCGATCTCGCGGCGGGCCAGCCAACCTCGGACAAGGCCGGCGCGGCGCTGCATGCCTCGGCTGATGGCAAGTTTCTCTACGTGAGCAATCGCGGCACGGCCAATCAGCTCGTAGTGTTCGGCGTTGATCCGGCGACCGGACAGTTGAAAGAGCTGCAAAAGCGCTCAGTCGAAGGTGATCACCCGCGCGAGTTTGCCCTCGATCCGAGCGGTAAATTCGTCTTGATTGCCAACCAGAAGAGCAACCAGATTGTCGTCGTCGAGCGCGATGCCAAGACCGGTCTGCTCGGCAAAACCGTGCAAAAACTGCCGATCGACGCGCCAAGCGATCTGAAATTCCTGGTGCGACAATAA
- a CDS encoding DUF5629 family protein, which translates to MTAQTLLNALEHCGMVEIDGLHAFEFALDEDDNLHIECIDGREAKHWEFTPAQVAAATFDETLQSWLIVGYASDTKTTGEHRLVCLGDVVSSSDDEDDNNEDA; encoded by the coding sequence ATGACTGCCCAAACCCTTCTCAACGCCCTCGAACACTGCGGTATGGTCGAAATCGATGGCCTGCACGCCTTCGAATTCGCCCTCGACGAGGACGATAACCTGCACATCGAATGCATCGATGGCCGTGAAGCCAAGCACTGGGAATTCACCCCGGCGCAGGTCGCGGCGGCGACGTTCGATGAGACGCTGCAGAGCTGGCTGATCGTCGGTTACGCCAGCGACACCAAGACCACGGGCGAGCATCGTCTGGTGTGCCTCGGCGACGTAGTCAGCAGCAGCGACGATGAGGATGACAATAATGAAGATGCGTAA
- a CDS encoding FAH family protein, producing the protein MHLVQFELPNGERRVGVVDNGQVREVQDARSVRDLALSAIEAGSSLEQQVQSLGFGASHDYAQLLKDLRILPPLDHPDPAHMLVSGTGLTHLGSASARDKMHQQAGDEAAMTDTMRIFKWGVEGGKPAAGQAGVQPEWFYKGDGSIVVRPGQPFPLPPFAEDAGEEPEMAGLYIIGNDGKPYRLGFAVGNEFSDHVMERKNYLYLAHSKLRSCSYGPELRTGELPQHLAGTSRILRDGEVLWQNEFLSGEANMCHSLANLEYHHFKYSQFLRPGDVHIHFFGTATLSFADGIRTQPGDTFEISQADFGAPLVNGIAPVQAAFEPDSIGTL; encoded by the coding sequence ATGCATCTGGTTCAATTCGAATTACCCAACGGTGAGCGCCGTGTCGGCGTGGTCGACAACGGTCAGGTCCGCGAAGTGCAGGACGCGCGGAGTGTGCGCGATCTGGCTCTGTCCGCGATCGAAGCCGGCAGCTCCCTTGAGCAGCAAGTGCAAAGCCTCGGCTTCGGCGCCAGCCACGACTACGCGCAGTTGCTCAAAGACCTGCGCATCCTGCCGCCACTCGATCACCCGGACCCGGCGCACATGCTGGTCAGCGGTACCGGCCTGACCCATTTGGGCAGCGCCTCGGCGCGGGACAAGATGCACCAGCAGGCCGGCGATGAAGCGGCGATGACCGACACCATGCGCATTTTCAAATGGGGCGTGGAGGGTGGCAAACCGGCGGCGGGGCAGGCCGGCGTGCAACCAGAGTGGTTCTACAAGGGCGACGGCAGCATCGTCGTGCGTCCGGGGCAGCCGTTCCCGCTGCCGCCGTTCGCCGAAGACGCTGGCGAAGAGCCGGAGATGGCCGGCCTGTACATCATTGGCAACGACGGCAAGCCGTATCGCCTCGGTTTTGCGGTAGGCAACGAGTTCTCCGACCACGTCATGGAGCGCAAGAATTACCTGTACCTGGCGCACTCGAAATTGCGCAGTTGCAGTTATGGTCCGGAACTTCGCACCGGTGAATTGCCTCAACACCTTGCCGGCACCAGCCGAATCCTGCGTGACGGCGAAGTGCTCTGGCAGAACGAGTTCCTCAGCGGCGAGGCCAACATGTGCCACAGCCTGGCGAACCTCGAATACCACCACTTCAAATACAGTCAGTTCCTGCGTCCGGGCGACGTGCACATTCACTTTTTCGGCACTGCGACCCTGTCGTTTGCCGACGGCATCCGCACCCAGCCGGGCGACACGTTCGAGATCAGCCAGGCCGACTTCGGCGCACCGCTGGTCAACGGTATCGCGCCGGTTCAGGCGGCTTTTGAACCGGACAGCATCGGCACCCTTTAA
- a CDS encoding MFS transporter, with protein sequence MSQELRLVRRITLKLIPFLILLYLIAYVDRSAVGFAKLHMGADIGIGDAAYGLGAGLFFIGYFLLEIPSNLMLERFGARRWFARIMITWGAITIGMAFVQGPHSFYVMRFLLGAAEAGFFPGVLYYITQWFPVRHRGKILGLFILSQPIAMMITGPVSGGLLGMDGILGLHGWQWLFIVIGTPAILLTWPVLRWLPDGPQQVKWMDQAEKDWLTGELKKDLQEYGQTRHGNPLHALKDKRVLLLALFYLPVTLSIYGLGLWLPTLIKQFGGSDLVTGFVSSVPYIFGIIGLLIIPRSSDRLNDRYGHLAVLYVLGALGLFLSAWLSLPVAQLAALCLVAFALFSCTAVFWTLPGRFFAGASAAAGIALINSVGNLGGYIGPFVIGALKEYTGNLASGLYFLSGVMVFGLILTGIVYRVLERKHVLPVDQFAASARGATRT encoded by the coding sequence ATGAGCCAGGAATTGCGGCTTGTCCGGCGCATCACACTGAAACTGATTCCCTTCCTGATCCTGCTGTACCTGATCGCCTATGTGGATCGCTCCGCCGTCGGCTTTGCCAAGCTGCACATGGGCGCCGACATTGGCATCGGCGACGCCGCCTATGGCCTCGGCGCCGGGCTGTTTTTCATCGGCTACTTTCTTCTCGAAATCCCCAGCAACCTGATGCTCGAACGCTTCGGCGCACGGCGCTGGTTCGCGCGGATCATGATCACCTGGGGCGCGATCACCATCGGCATGGCCTTCGTGCAAGGGCCGCACAGCTTCTATGTGATGCGCTTTCTGCTCGGCGCGGCGGAGGCGGGCTTCTTCCCTGGCGTGCTGTACTACATCACCCAGTGGTTCCCGGTGCGCCATCGCGGCAAGATCCTCGGCCTGTTCATCCTCTCGCAACCCATTGCGATGATGATCACCGGTCCCGTGTCCGGCGGTTTGCTGGGCATGGACGGCATCCTTGGTCTGCACGGCTGGCAGTGGCTGTTCATCGTCATCGGCACCCCGGCGATCCTGCTGACCTGGCCGGTCCTGCGCTGGCTGCCGGACGGCCCGCAGCAAGTGAAGTGGATGGATCAGGCGGAAAAAGACTGGCTGACCGGCGAGCTGAAAAAGGATCTGCAGGAGTACGGCCAGACCCGCCACGGCAATCCATTGCATGCGCTGAAAGACAAACGCGTGTTGCTGCTGGCGCTGTTCTATCTGCCAGTGACCCTGAGCATTTATGGCCTCGGCCTGTGGCTGCCGACGCTGATCAAACAGTTCGGCGGCAGCGATCTGGTCACCGGTTTCGTTTCTTCCGTGCCGTACATTTTCGGGATCATCGGTCTGCTGATCATTCCGCGCAGCTCCGATCGTTTGAATGATCGCTACGGCCACTTGGCGGTGCTCTATGTGCTCGGTGCGCTGGGCCTGTTCCTCAGTGCCTGGCTGTCGCTGCCGGTGGCGCAACTGGCGGCGCTATGTCTGGTGGCATTCGCGTTGTTCTCGTGCACAGCGGTGTTCTGGACCTTGCCCGGGCGTTTCTTTGCTGGCGCCAGTGCCGCGGCGGGGATTGCCTTGATCAACTCGGTCGGCAACCTCGGCGGGTATATCGGGCCGTTCGTGATTGGCGCGTTGAAGGAATACACCGGCAATCTGGCTTCGGGGCTGTATTTCCTCTCGGGCGTGATGGTGTTCGGGCTGATTCTGACCGGCATCGTTTATCGCGTTCTGGAACGCAAGCATGTGCTGCCCGTCGACCAGTTCGCCGCCAGCGCCCGTGGCGCGACCCGAACCTGA
- a CDS encoding dihydroxy-acid dehydratase produces the protein MSDKKPTLRSAQWFGTADKNGFMYRSWMKNQGIADHQFHGKPIIGICNTWSELTPCNAHFRQIAEHVKRGVIEAGGFPVEFPVFSNGESNLRPTAMLTRNLASMDVEEAIRGNPIDGVVLLTGCDKTTPALLMGAASCDVPAIVVTGGPMLNGKHKGKNIGSGTVVWQLSEQVKAGTITIDDFLAAEGGMSRSAGTCNTMGTASTMACMAEALGTSLPHNAAIPAVDARRYVLAHMSGMRAVEMVREDLKLSKILTKEAFENAIRVNAAIGGSTNAVIHLKAIAGRIGVELDLDDWTRIGRGMPTIVDLQPSGRFLMEEFYYAGGLPAVLRRLGEANLIPNPNALTVNGKSIGENTKDAPIYGEDQVIRTLDNPIRADGGICVLRGNLAPLGAVLKPSAATAELMQHRGRAVVFENFDMYKARINDPELDVDKDSILVMKNCGPKGYPGMAEVGNMGLPAKLLAEGVTDMVRISDARMSGTAYGTVVLHVAPEAAAGGPLAAVQEGDWIELDCASGRLHLDIPDAELAARMADLQAPQQLLVGGYRQLYIDHVLQADQGCDFDFLVGCRGAEVPRHSH, from the coding sequence ATGTCTGATAAGAAACCCACCCTGCGCTCCGCCCAATGGTTTGGCACGGCCGACAAGAACGGCTTCATGTACCGCAGCTGGATGAAGAATCAGGGCATCGCCGACCATCAGTTCCACGGCAAGCCGATCATCGGCATCTGCAACACCTGGTCGGAACTGACCCCGTGCAACGCGCACTTCCGCCAGATCGCGGAGCACGTCAAACGCGGGGTGATCGAGGCCGGTGGTTTTCCGGTGGAATTCCCGGTGTTCTCCAACGGCGAATCGAACCTGCGCCCGACTGCCATGCTCACCCGCAACCTGGCGAGCATGGACGTTGAGGAAGCGATTCGCGGCAACCCGATCGACGGCGTCGTGCTGCTCACCGGTTGCGACAAAACCACTCCGGCGCTGTTGATGGGCGCAGCCAGTTGCGACGTGCCGGCCATCGTCGTCACCGGCGGGCCGATGCTCAACGGCAAGCACAAAGGCAAGAACATCGGTTCCGGCACCGTGGTCTGGCAGCTCAGCGAACAGGTCAAGGCCGGCACCATCACCATCGATGACTTCCTCGCAGCCGAGGGCGGCATGTCGCGTTCGGCGGGCACCTGCAACACCATGGGCACCGCGTCGACCATGGCGTGCATGGCTGAAGCGCTGGGCACTTCGCTGCCGCACAACGCGGCGATTCCGGCTGTGGATGCACGCCGTTATGTGCTGGCGCACATGTCCGGCATGCGTGCGGTGGAGATGGTTCGCGAAGATTTGAAACTGTCGAAGATCCTCACCAAGGAAGCCTTCGAAAACGCTATTCGTGTCAACGCTGCCATCGGCGGTTCGACCAACGCCGTGATCCACTTGAAAGCCATCGCCGGGCGCATCGGCGTCGAGCTCGATCTGGACGACTGGACGCGCATCGGTCGCGGCATGCCGACCATCGTCGACCTGCAACCGTCCGGGCGTTTCCTGATGGAAGAGTTCTATTACGCCGGTGGTTTGCCAGCGGTACTGCGCCGCTTGGGTGAAGCCAATCTGATCCCCAACCCGAACGCGCTGACCGTCAATGGCAAGTCCATCGGCGAGAACACCAAGGACGCGCCGATCTACGGTGAAGACCAAGTGATCCGCACCCTCGACAATCCGATTCGCGCCGACGGCGGCATTTGCGTGTTGCGCGGCAATCTGGCGCCGCTGGGTGCGGTACTCAAGCCCTCCGCCGCCACTGCTGAACTGATGCAGCATCGCGGGCGCGCGGTGGTGTTCGAGAACTTCGACATGTACAAGGCGCGGATCAACGATCCGGAGCTGGACGTCGATAAGGATTCGATTCTGGTGATGAAGAACTGCGGGCCGAAGGGTTATCCGGGCATGGCCGAAGTCGGCAACATGGGCCTGCCGGCCAAGCTGCTGGCAGAAGGCGTGACCGACATGGTGCGCATTTCTGACGCACGGATGAGCGGCACGGCGTATGGCACGGTGGTTCTGCACGTCGCGCCGGAAGCGGCAGCGGGCGGGCCTTTGGCGGCGGTGCAGGAAGGCGACTGGATCGAACTCGATTGCGCCAGCGGCCGTTTGCATCTGGACATTCCGGATGCTGAACTGGCCGCACGCATGGCTGATCTGCAAGCGCCGCAGCAGTTGTTGGTGGGCGGTTATCGTCAGCTGTACATCGACCACGTGCTGCAGGCGGATCAGGGTTGCGATTTTGACTTCCTGGTCGGTTGCCGTGGTGCCGAGGTTCCGCGTCACTCCCATTGA
- a CDS encoding FadR family transcriptional regulator → MDYRKPSDRKSMHSRIVQELGMQIVSGRFLPDDKLPAEALLCEEYAVSRPVLREATRVLVAKGLVYSKPRVGTVVKARREWHMLDPDVLHWLMQSSPQNEFFNVLTGVRSIIEPAAAALAAQHATDADIAAINEAYQRMEAAPTPEALLQPDLDFHSRIADATHNDLLANLCNMLAVAIAEALKHSNQRPNLHELALPRHKAILTAIENRDALGARHATLVQLDDARSALSVVLGAELT, encoded by the coding sequence ATGGATTACCGCAAACCTTCCGACCGTAAAAGCATGCACTCGCGCATCGTCCAGGAACTGGGCATGCAGATCGTCTCCGGACGCTTTTTGCCCGACGACAAACTGCCCGCCGAAGCCCTGCTCTGCGAGGAGTACGCGGTCAGTCGGCCGGTGTTGCGCGAAGCGACTCGAGTGCTGGTGGCCAAGGGGTTGGTGTATTCCAAACCGCGCGTGGGCACGGTCGTCAAGGCGCGCCGCGAGTGGCACATGCTCGACCCGGACGTGCTGCACTGGCTGATGCAAAGCAGCCCGCAGAATGAATTCTTCAACGTGCTGACCGGTGTGCGCAGCATCATCGAACCGGCCGCCGCCGCCCTCGCCGCTCAGCATGCAACCGATGCCGACATCGCCGCGATCAACGAAGCCTACCAACGCATGGAAGCCGCGCCGACCCCGGAAGCGCTGTTGCAGCCGGACCTGGACTTCCACAGCCGCATTGCCGATGCCACGCACAACGACCTGCTGGCGAACCTGTGCAACATGTTGGCGGTAGCGATCGCCGAGGCGTTGAAGCATTCCAATCAACGGCCGAATCTGCATGAACTGGCGTTGCCCAGGCACAAGGCGATTCTGACGGCAATTGAAAATCGCGACGCGCTGGGTGCCAGGCATGCGACGCTGGTGCAGCTGGATGATGCGCGCAGTGCGTTGAGTGTGGTGCTGGGTGCTGAGCTCACTTAG
- a CDS encoding RND family transporter, which produces MTSLITPQQEKATVLERLIFNNRPAVILICLVVSIFLFWQATLIRPSTSFEKMIPLQHPFIEKMMEHRNDLANLGNTVRISVEATDGDIFSKEYMETLRQINDEVFYISGVDRSGLKSLWSPSVRWTEVTEEGFAGGEVIPQSYNGSQDSLDLLRNNVLKSGQVGRLVANDFKSSIVDIPLLEAYPDPQDQGKLLALDYRQFSHELEDKIRNKFEAQNPNIKIHIVGFAKKVGDLIDGLVMVVLFFGVAFVITLILLLWFTNCLRSTIAVLSTTLVAVVWQLGLMHFFGFGLDPYSMLVPFLIFAIGISHGVQKINGIALQSSEADNALTAARRTFRQLFLPGMIAILADAVGFITLLIIDIGVIRELAIGASIGVAVIVFTNLILLPVAISYVGISKRAIAKSKKDANREHPFWRLLSNFASPKVAPISVALALIAFGGGLWYSQNLKIGDLDQGAPELRPDSRYNKDNNFIISNYSTSSDVLVVMVKTKAEGCSRYEAMAPIDQLMWKMQNTEGVQSAISLVTVSKQMIKGMNEGNLKWETLSRNPDVLNNSIARADGLYNNSCSLAPVLVFLNDHKAETLDRAVNAVQEFAKENNKDGLEFILAAGNAGIEAATNEVIKQAELTILILVYICVAVMCMITFRSWAATLCIVLPLVLTSVLGNALMAFMGIGVKVATLPVVALGVGIGVDYGIYIYSRLESFLRAGLPLQEAYYQTLKSTGKAVLFTGLCLAIGVCTWIFSAIKFQADMGLMLTFMLLWNMFGALWLLPALAKFLIKPEKLAGQKGNSLFAH; this is translated from the coding sequence ATGACTTCCTTGATCACTCCTCAGCAGGAAAAGGCGACGGTTCTCGAGCGCCTGATCTTCAACAACCGCCCGGCCGTGATCCTGATCTGCCTGGTGGTGAGCATTTTCCTGTTCTGGCAGGCCACGCTGATCCGGCCGTCGACCAGTTTCGAAAAAATGATCCCGCTGCAGCATCCCTTCATCGAAAAGATGATGGAACACCGTAACGATCTGGCGAACCTCGGCAACACCGTGCGTATTTCGGTGGAAGCCACCGACGGCGACATCTTCTCCAAGGAGTACATGGAGACCCTGCGCCAGATCAACGACGAAGTGTTCTACATTTCCGGCGTCGATCGTTCCGGCCTCAAATCGCTGTGGAGCCCGAGCGTACGCTGGACCGAAGTGACCGAAGAGGGTTTCGCCGGCGGTGAAGTGATTCCGCAGAGCTACAACGGCTCCCAGGACAGCCTCGATCTGCTGCGCAACAACGTGCTCAAGTCCGGCCAGGTCGGACGTCTGGTGGCCAACGACTTCAAGTCGAGCATCGTCGACATCCCGCTGCTGGAGGCCTATCCGGACCCGCAGGATCAGGGCAAGTTGCTGGCGCTGGACTATCGCCAGTTCTCCCATGAACTCGAAGACAAGATCCGCAACAAGTTCGAAGCGCAGAACCCCAACATCAAGATCCACATCGTCGGTTTCGCCAAGAAGGTCGGTGACCTGATCGACGGTCTGGTGATGGTGGTGCTGTTCTTCGGTGTCGCCTTCGTCATCACCCTGATTCTGCTGCTTTGGTTCACCAACTGCCTGCGCAGCACCATTGCGGTGTTGAGCACGACGCTGGTGGCGGTGGTCTGGCAGCTCGGCTTGATGCACTTCTTCGGCTTCGGCCTCGACCCGTATTCGATGCTGGTGCCGTTCCTGATTTTCGCCATCGGTATTTCCCACGGCGTGCAGAAGATCAACGGTATCGCCCTGCAATCCAGCGAGGCCGATAACGCCCTGACCGCTGCACGACGCACCTTCCGGCAGTTGTTCCTGCCGGGGATGATCGCGATTCTGGCCGATGCGGTGGGCTTCATCACCCTGCTGATCATCGACATCGGCGTGATCCGTGAACTGGCGATCGGCGCGTCCATCGGCGTTGCGGTGATCGTGTTCACCAACCTGATCCTGCTGCCGGTGGCGATTTCCTATGTCGGCATCAGCAAACGCGCGATTGCCAAGAGCAAGAAGGACGCCAACCGCGAGCACCCGTTCTGGCGCCTGCTGTCGAACTTCGCCAGCCCGAAAGTCGCACCGATTTCGGTAGCGCTGGCGCTGATCGCCTTCGGTGGCGGCCTCTGGTACAGCCAGAACCTGAAGATCGGCGACCTCGACCAGGGCGCGCCAGAACTGCGTCCGGACTCGCGCTACAACAAGGACAACAACTTCATCATCAGCAATTACTCGACCAGTTCCGACGTGCTGGTGGTGATGGTCAAGACCAAAGCCGAAGGCTGCTCGCGCTACGAAGCCATGGCGCCGATCGATCAGCTGATGTGGAAGATGCAGAACACCGAGGGCGTGCAGTCGGCGATCTCGCTGGTGACCGTGTCCAAGCAGATGATCAAGGGCATGAACGAGGGCAACCTGAAATGGGAAACCCTGTCGCGCAACCCGGATGTGCTGAACAACTCGATCGCCCGTGCCGATGGCCTGTACAACAACAGCTGCTCGCTGGCACCGGTGCTGGTGTTCCTCAACGATCACAAGGCCGAGACCCTCGATCGTGCGGTGAACGCGGTGCAGGAATTCGCCAAGGAAAACAACAAGGACGGCCTGGAATTCATCCTCGCTGCTGGTAACGCCGGGATCGAAGCAGCGACCAACGAAGTCATCAAACAGGCTGAGTTGACCATCCTGATTCTGGTGTACATCTGCGTGGCGGTGATGTGCATGATCACCTTCCGCTCCTGGGCTGCAACCCTGTGCATCGTCCTGCCGCTGGTGCTGACCTCGGTACTCGGCAACGCGCTGATGGCGTTCATGGGCATCGGCGTGAAAGTCGCGACGCTGCCGGTGGTGGCGCTGGGCGTGGGGATTGGTGTGGACTACGGTATCTACATCTACAGCCGCCTGGAAAGTTTCCTGCGTGCCGGGCTGCCGTTGCAGGAAGCCTATTACCAGACGCTGAAGTCCACCGGTAAAGCGGTGCTGTTCACCGGCCTGTGCCTGGCGATCGGCGTGTGCACCTGGATCTTCTCGGCGATCAAGTTCCAGGCCGACATGGGCCTGATGCTGACTTTCATGCTGCTGTGGAACATGTTCGGCGCGCTGTGGCTGTTGCCAGCGCTGGCCAAGTTCCTGATCAAGCCGGAGAAACTGGCGGGGCAGAAGGGTAATTCGTTGTTTGCCCACTGA
- a CDS encoding YCF48-related protein, which translates to MSRCRPPALRNTALLATALSLLGFATLSAPVIAAEAPADVVYATESAKAAKSLILDVVHAGARLVAVGDRGHIVYSDDQGKTWTQAKVPTRQLLTAVYFVDDKNGWAVGHDAQILASADGGLTWTKQFEDLARESPLLDVWFKDASSGFAVGAYGTLLETTDGGKHWEDVSDRLDNEDQFHLNAIAAVKDAGLFIVGESGSMFRSADDGQTWEKLEGPYEGSLFGVIGTAQAQTLLAYGLRGNLYRSTDFGSNWEQVELKAARGALEFGLSGGTLLEDGSIVIVGNGGSVISSSDNGETFSVFNRPDRISLSSVTAAGNGNLILTGQGGLHITQPNGAETNNKKAGL; encoded by the coding sequence ATGAGTCGTTGCCGCCCGCCGGCGTTACGCAACACCGCGTTGCTGGCCACAGCACTCTCGCTGCTGGGCTTTGCCACGTTATCGGCACCTGTGATTGCCGCCGAGGCCCCGGCTGACGTGGTCTATGCCACCGAATCGGCCAAGGCCGCCAAAAGCCTCATTCTCGATGTCGTCCACGCTGGCGCGCGTCTGGTCGCGGTCGGCGATCGCGGGCACATCGTCTATTCCGATGACCAGGGCAAGACCTGGACCCAGGCCAAGGTGCCGACCCGGCAACTGCTCACCGCCGTGTATTTCGTCGACGACAAAAACGGTTGGGCCGTGGGCCACGACGCGCAGATTCTCGCCAGCGCAGACGGCGGTCTGACCTGGACCAAACAATTCGAAGACCTTGCACGTGAATCGCCGTTGCTCGACGTCTGGTTCAAGGACGCCAGCAGCGGCTTTGCCGTGGGCGCCTACGGCACGCTGCTGGAGACCACCGACGGCGGCAAGCACTGGGAAGACGTCAGCGATCGCCTCGACAACGAAGACCAGTTCCACCTCAACGCCATCGCCGCCGTGAAAGACGCCGGGCTGTTCATCGTCGGCGAGTCCGGCAGCATGTTCCGCTCCGCCGATGACGGCCAGACCTGGGAAAAACTCGAAGGCCCGTACGAAGGTTCACTGTTCGGCGTGATCGGCACGGCGCAAGCGCAGACCCTGCTGGCGTACGGCTTGCGCGGCAATCTTTATCGCTCCACCGATTTCGGCAGCAACTGGGAGCAGGTCGAACTCAAAGCCGCACGCGGTGCGCTGGAGTTCGGCCTGTCCGGCGGCACGCTTCTGGAAGACGGCTCGATCGTCATCGTCGGCAACGGCGGCTCGGTGATCAGCAGCAGCGACAACGGCGAAACCTTCAGCGTGTTCAACCGCCCGGATCGCATTTCGCTGTCGTCGGTCACCGCCGCCGGCAACGGCAACCTGATTCTGACCGGGCAGGGTGGTTTGCACATCACCCAGCCAAACGGTGCCGAGACCAATAACAAGAAGGCGGGGCTATGA